The genomic window GAAGACCGAGTAATTGCTGCTCCACGTATTGGTTGTGAATGTGGAATGTGCTTTGTAATACAGGAATCTTCTATTGACACAGGTTCTTGTTTAATAGATACTGGAAATGTAGCAATCTCAAAAGCTGACTTTTTCTCTGATGACTGAGTCACAAATTCATTCGATGGAGCAGCATGTTCCTTTCCTTTCTGACTATCTGCATCAGAACTCGGCCTTACACCAGAAAGAGAAGCAAGTATGTTAGCCTTCTGTTCCAGTTGCTCTTCCCCAGAACTACAACCATGATCTTGGCTTGTTTTCCTCATTTGATCTGCATCTGCTTCCTTTCCTTTAGTTGGATTTTTGTCCCTTTCCTGATCTTCATTGTTCTCCTTTCCTGGATCTATAATTTGTCTTATCTCTGCTTCTTTATCTAAATTTGTGTTCTTTTCTTGATGTGAATCTTCTTTATCTAAATTTGTGTCCTTTTCTTGATGTGAATCAATCTCTTTTTCTTGAAAAGGAACCGTCTCCTTCTCTTCCACTGAATTCACTTCCTTTTCTTGATCTGGGGCAATCTCTTCTCCTTCATTGATAGGAGAACTACAGTTCTCCTCTGGGAGACTTACATCCTCTTGCATATCATCTTCCTGTGAGTTGCTTACATATGGTGTAGGTGGCATTGGTGTCCAGGGACACTCAATGTCTCCTTCATTGTATGTAATCAGCCGTATATCATCCTTATCAACAAAATCATTCATGTTGGTGTCCATCATCTCATCTTGGCTTGATTCGTAGTCATCAGTTAATGTTGATGTTGTGTGCTGTTCAGATTGCTGTTCTTTCTGCTTCTGATCATGATTATTAGGATTTTTCTCGTGTTTTGATTTTGGCAATTTAAAACATTCTGTCTCATTCTTTGCAGTGTCACCAGCTGCTGTATCTACCAAAGGAACAGATGTATAATTAAGGTCAATTACAAGTCTGTCACTTCCATCATCTTCACTTTCACTTGCATTATCAATAACACCGAGAGTTTCCTGTCTGTCACACAAATCTGAAGACATGTTTTTTGAAGAATCACATTCCAAGTTCTTAGATACGAGTGATTGGATCTCAAGCGATTGTTCACTTTTTAACTTTGACATGTTGGATGATGTTTCTGTTTCATTATCATCGTCACTGAGCAAAGTGTCACTTTTATTGAAAGACGGGGACGTCATACAAGAAGACAAAGAAAAAGATGTGCCTGCCGAACCAGATTCGTCCATATGTCGACCAGATGAATTAATAGACAGATCACTTTCATAATGTATGGACAGGTCTTTCTCCAATGGACCAGAGGACAGAATATCAGATTCTGTTGTCGGGCAGCTTGAAGTTGACGATGACACTTTTTCCATTTCTGAATCAACTGTATcacaaattttatttgaattttcagaGACTGCAGATGATTTACTGATGTTCATAATTTCTTCCTCTGGACATGTATTTCCTTTTTCTGACGATAAAACTTCCTCACCATAAcatatttttgcttttttgCATAAAACTTTGTTCAATTTGTCTTCAATTTTTCTCTTGCTGTGATGGTTTTTCTCTCGCTCTATATTTGACTTGGTAGGGGATCTTTTGGAATGTTTACTGTCCGGGGTTCTTTTTACAGAAAGCTTACTAGATTTTTGCTGTGGTTGATCCTCTGAACTGTCTTTAAAAAGATCAAACAGGCTCATTCTATCACTTTTTGACACTGAATCCTTATCAGAATGAACAGCACTGGGCACTGAACTTTCAACTTCGGCTCTTTCCAAAGGATGACTTTCAGTTGTTTTAGTTTTATCTCTTTTCACTTCTGAAGGAACTTTTTTAACAGATACAACCGGCACCATATCAGATGATTGATCATGATGTCTCATTGAATTTAATTCCTTCCCTGTTCCTTCTTTTTTATCAGATCCTcctaatttgtttttctttcctCCTGAAACTTGAACATGCTTGGTGTGCATTTTTTTCacacttaatttattttttgcaGCACCATGCACTTTTTCTTTCTCTATTGGTTTTCCAGAGATATCTACTTTTCCTTTTGGATTTAAAATTGTCTTTTTGttatgacatttgacctttacTTTGTGTCTCTCATGGCTCTTAACAGAAGATTTGGACAGATTTTTATCCACTGTGGACGAACTTTGTTCAACATTTTCCTTCCCTGACGTGGTTTTGGAGATTTGATTTTCTTCTTTCTCACAAATTTTTAcagtttttgatgtttttttacCATCCTCCTTTCCACAAATCCCATCCTCATGAAACAATCCGCTTACATCAACAGCTTTATCTACAACACTGTTTCGTGGAGGCGATATTGATCCGGACATTCGTTTATGCCTCTTTTTGTGAACCAAGTGTGGCAATGAATCATCTCTTTCTGATAATAAAAAGTTAAGTGAAGCATCATGGTCAACATCAAAACTTGTCACCTCTGAAATTGTCTTAGATGACACCATCATGGAATTTTTCGGAGATGTCTCTGTTACATGACCTGATGAATGtctatgtttcttttttttattttgttgttttttgtccAAACTAGTCCCTGAACTGAGTGGTTTCTTGGAAAGCTGGAGAGGAACACTTCCTACTGAATGTCTGTGGTGTTGTTTTTTGGATGATTCCTTGGTTCCATTTACAGATGACACATTCTTTGAACTTCCTGAATTGGCTCCATTTACACACACATTCTTTGATGgaatttttggaatttttggAAGAATTCTTTTGGCTTCAAAATTTGAAGACATACCAGAGGAAGTCAAACCTTTTACAGTTGTGTCAGTCGATTTGTTCACAGAAGAAATGTTACTGCACTCTCGGACACCTGTTTTCAATGATAACTTAGGTTTGGTATGAACTACTGGTAAATTTTCACATTTCGAAGTTGGCTTACTGGACTGGGGTCCTTTTGAAACTGATTTTGTATTTGATGTCAAAACTCTGTCCATTGAAACAGACTTCAAAACAGAGGTACATGTAGTAGAACTAACGGAAACCATAGCATTTTCACATCctgtcttttcttttttcttttcttcttcttttttctgtTTGGAAAGTTCACTTGTAAAATTCAGTTCACTTGTCATTATTTTTTCCTTGGATTTTGATCGCTCAGTTTCAGCCCCTAGCCTTTCCATTGTTGAATGTTCACTAGTAGAATCAGCAGTCCTTTTGCAGCTTTTTGAGGAATGGGTTGAATGAATCCTGTCAGAATCTGATTTTCCAGATGACATTACTTTCCTATCTTTTGATGATTCTCTGTATCTGTGGGAGTCCGCAGATCTAGAGCTTTCCCTAGAAGAAGGGCTTTTCCTGCCTCCATGTGACCGACTTTCAAAGTTGTCTTTTACAGAGCTCTCTGTCAAATTCAAGCGACGTTTTTTTTCATGACGGTCAACTGTGACGTCACATGGACGCTTTCCTTGCattttgttgtatgtatactgtCCTCTTTTGTTCCAATAGCCTCGGCCTCTATCCTGTCGTCCTTTCTCTTCCCCGCGATAACGACCACGTGAATACCCTCGTGACAGCCTCCAATTGCCATACCCTCCTGATCTATCTACTTTCCTGTAATGATAATCATCGATTTTTGATTCCCTGGTGTGATTGTAGTCAAATCTGGTCCAGCTAGATTCTGGGTAATCATACACATCCAGCGGCCGTTCTGGTCTGTCTCGGTATAATTCTTGTGCCCGATACCTCTGATCAGGTGTCATACCATGTTGGAAATCTGTAATTAAAAGTAAAGAAGCTTATAATACGTATACTAGAATAAAAACTAGAAATATGTTGGTGCCATATGAATGTCCCCATTCTCCCACTTTATTTCGACCCctactaattatatatacatttatatatatataatgaccaaaATAATCTTTCTGAAAACTAGGTAGTTTGGCTGCTGACAGAAGGACATACTGTACGCAATCTGGGTAAAACAGTATATACCCTACTTGCTCAGGGGAGTAAAAATGATGTCAGTTTAAACATTCTAAACAAGAatatattacacaggtaacattcgtatcaatacaataaaatcttACTACGTACTGTGCTAAAGACACACGAAAAGACTCGGATTCTTAATGAGTGttcatgtaatatttaattctGAATTCATTATTGAAGGAGATCAATCTTTCAAATAgtaaaattttcaatataattgataatttggTTTAGTTAATTTTGTTTGAACGTCATATTtgcagccagggtcatttaagaaagtgcctggttttgg from Pecten maximus chromosome 1, xPecMax1.1, whole genome shotgun sequence includes these protein-coding regions:
- the LOC117332719 gene encoding uncharacterized protein LOC117332719 isoform X1; amino-acid sequence: MWCPRTMDDPWDYEPCDQYFQHGMTPDQRYRAQELYRDRPERPLDVYDYPESSWTRFDYNHTRESKIDDYHYRKVDRSGGYGNWRLSRGYSRGRYRGEEKGRQDRGRGYWNKRGQYTYNKMQGKRPCDVTVDRHEKKRRLNLTESSVKDNFESRSHGGRKSPSSRESSRSADSHRYRESSKDRKVMSSGKSDSDRIHSTHSSKSCKRTADSTSEHSTMERLGAETERSKSKEKIMTSELNFTSELSKQKKEEEKKKEKTGCENAMVSVSSTTCTSVLKSVSMDRVLTSNTKSVSKGPQSSKPTSKCENLPVVHTKPKLSLKTGVRECSNISSVNKSTDTTVKGLTSSGMSSNFEAKRILPKIPKIPSKNVCVNGANSGSSKNVSSVNGTKESSKKQHHRHSVGSVPLQLSKKPLSSGTSLDKKQQNKKKKHRHSSGHVTETSPKNSMMVSSKTISEVTSFDVDHDASLNFLLSERDDSLPHLVHKKRHKRMSGSISPPRNSVVDKAVDVSGLFHEDGICGKEDGKKTSKTVKICEKEENQISKTTSGKENVEQSSSTVDKNLSKSSVKSHERHKVKVKCHNKKTILNPKGKVDISGKPIEKEKVHGAAKNKLSVKKMHTKHVQVSGGKKNKLGGSDKKEGTGKELNSMRHHDQSSDMVPVVSVKKVPSEVKRDKTKTTESHPLERAEVESSVPSAVHSDKDSVSKSDRMSLFDLFKDSSEDQPQQKSSKLSVKRTPDSKHSKRSPTKSNIEREKNHHSKRKIEDKLNKVLCKKAKICYGEEVLSSEKGNTCPEEEIMNISKSSAVSENSNKICDTVDSEMEKVSSSTSSCPTTESDILSSGPLEKDLSIHYESDLSINSSGRHMDESGSAGTSFSLSSCMTSPSFNKSDTLLSDDDNETETSSNMSKLKSEQSLEIQSLVSKNLECDSSKNMSSDLCDRQETLGVIDNASESEDDGSDRLVIDLNYTSVPLVDTAAGDTAKNETECFKLPKSKHEKNPNNHDQKQKEQQSEQHTTSTLTDDYESSQDEMMDTNMNDFVDKDDIRLITYNEGDIECPWTPMPPTPYVSNSQEDDMQEDVSLPEENCSSPINEGEEIAPDQEKEVNSVEEKETVPFQEKEIDSHQEKDTNLDKEDSHQEKNTNLDKEAEIRQIIDPGKENNEDQERDKNPTKGKEADADQMRKTSQDHGCSSGEEQLEQKANILASLSGVRPSSDADSQKGKEHAAPSNEFVTQSSEKKSAFEIATFPVSIKQEPVSIEDSCITKHIPHSQPIRGAAITRSSSADHLTLQNHESSKPSIMRSQSVGGESNQSLLRSCQGPNISLNAVPPCAVDAGTKVPNVSTPASGSDAYTISDSYTATHINLIVNSGKLNAEQQEFVAKIDKSLDLLSALGSSSMQIPLKHDKFFTDGSEFTSFGNFSPKHLTPKNMMRCIECKECLKTMSPREFIEHLCGSVQHKQFDMEKLVRTTFEFCTNQCSSSDTCARVLLIIIFKLERSLFRSFREGSACQTVSSPTDETHMTISPRTTPSTAETTSCVESRPFPEAQKVQQPALSGLSSVETSLITNLPSGIAQSSSSALPTPQENCPPTTQMIEDSISKSLAVGEYLSNIQGVDASQPPRKGTDNVLSVDAWSQGSVQQSLTECTTQVGEQPLQQNGMKSVAPLAGIGQLPTTSSTSFSISEINSCRNICSSQLNL
- the LOC117332719 gene encoding uncharacterized protein LOC117332719 isoform X2; the protein is MVNYSMTRPDFQHGMTPDQRYRAQELYRDRPERPLDVYDYPESSWTRFDYNHTRESKIDDYHYRKVDRSGGYGNWRLSRGYSRGRYRGEEKGRQDRGRGYWNKRGQYTYNKMQGKRPCDVTVDRHEKKRRLNLTESSVKDNFESRSHGGRKSPSSRESSRSADSHRYRESSKDRKVMSSGKSDSDRIHSTHSSKSCKRTADSTSEHSTMERLGAETERSKSKEKIMTSELNFTSELSKQKKEEEKKKEKTGCENAMVSVSSTTCTSVLKSVSMDRVLTSNTKSVSKGPQSSKPTSKCENLPVVHTKPKLSLKTGVRECSNISSVNKSTDTTVKGLTSSGMSSNFEAKRILPKIPKIPSKNVCVNGANSGSSKNVSSVNGTKESSKKQHHRHSVGSVPLQLSKKPLSSGTSLDKKQQNKKKKHRHSSGHVTETSPKNSMMVSSKTISEVTSFDVDHDASLNFLLSERDDSLPHLVHKKRHKRMSGSISPPRNSVVDKAVDVSGLFHEDGICGKEDGKKTSKTVKICEKEENQISKTTSGKENVEQSSSTVDKNLSKSSVKSHERHKVKVKCHNKKTILNPKGKVDISGKPIEKEKVHGAAKNKLSVKKMHTKHVQVSGGKKNKLGGSDKKEGTGKELNSMRHHDQSSDMVPVVSVKKVPSEVKRDKTKTTESHPLERAEVESSVPSAVHSDKDSVSKSDRMSLFDLFKDSSEDQPQQKSSKLSVKRTPDSKHSKRSPTKSNIEREKNHHSKRKIEDKLNKVLCKKAKICYGEEVLSSEKGNTCPEEEIMNISKSSAVSENSNKICDTVDSEMEKVSSSTSSCPTTESDILSSGPLEKDLSIHYESDLSINSSGRHMDESGSAGTSFSLSSCMTSPSFNKSDTLLSDDDNETETSSNMSKLKSEQSLEIQSLVSKNLECDSSKNMSSDLCDRQETLGVIDNASESEDDGSDRLVIDLNYTSVPLVDTAAGDTAKNETECFKLPKSKHEKNPNNHDQKQKEQQSEQHTTSTLTDDYESSQDEMMDTNMNDFVDKDDIRLITYNEGDIECPWTPMPPTPYVSNSQEDDMQEDVSLPEENCSSPINEGEEIAPDQEKEVNSVEEKETVPFQEKEIDSHQEKDTNLDKEDSHQEKNTNLDKEAEIRQIIDPGKENNEDQERDKNPTKGKEADADQMRKTSQDHGCSSGEEQLEQKANILASLSGVRPSSDADSQKGKEHAAPSNEFVTQSSEKKSAFEIATFPVSIKQEPVSIEDSCITKHIPHSQPIRGAAITRSSSADHLTLQNHESSKPSIMRSQSVGGESNQSLLRSCQGPNISLNAVPPCAVDAGTKVPNVSTPASGSDAYTISDSYTATHINLIVNSGKLNAEQQEFVAKIDKSLDLLSALGSSSMQIPLKHDKFFTDGSEFTSFGNFSPKHLTPKNMMRCIECKECLKTMSPREFIEHLCGSVQHKQFDMEKLVRTTFEFCTNQCSSSDTCARVLLIIIFKLERSLFRSFREGSACQTVSSPTDETHMTISPRTTPSTAETTSCVESRPFPEAQKVQQPALSGLSSVETSLITNLPSGIAQSSSSALPTPQENCPPTTQMIEDSISKSLAVGEYLSNIQGVDASQPPRKGTDNVLSVDAWSQGSVQQSLTECTTQVGEQPLQQNGMKSVAPLAGIGQLPTTSSTSFSISEINSCRNICSSQLNL
- the LOC117332719 gene encoding uncharacterized protein LOC117332719 isoform X3 — encoded protein: MTPDQRYRAQELYRDRPERPLDVYDYPESSWTRFDYNHTRESKIDDYHYRKVDRSGGYGNWRLSRGYSRGRYRGEEKGRQDRGRGYWNKRGQYTYNKMQGKRPCDVTVDRHEKKRRLNLTESSVKDNFESRSHGGRKSPSSRESSRSADSHRYRESSKDRKVMSSGKSDSDRIHSTHSSKSCKRTADSTSEHSTMERLGAETERSKSKEKIMTSELNFTSELSKQKKEEEKKKEKTGCENAMVSVSSTTCTSVLKSVSMDRVLTSNTKSVSKGPQSSKPTSKCENLPVVHTKPKLSLKTGVRECSNISSVNKSTDTTVKGLTSSGMSSNFEAKRILPKIPKIPSKNVCVNGANSGSSKNVSSVNGTKESSKKQHHRHSVGSVPLQLSKKPLSSGTSLDKKQQNKKKKHRHSSGHVTETSPKNSMMVSSKTISEVTSFDVDHDASLNFLLSERDDSLPHLVHKKRHKRMSGSISPPRNSVVDKAVDVSGLFHEDGICGKEDGKKTSKTVKICEKEENQISKTTSGKENVEQSSSTVDKNLSKSSVKSHERHKVKVKCHNKKTILNPKGKVDISGKPIEKEKVHGAAKNKLSVKKMHTKHVQVSGGKKNKLGGSDKKEGTGKELNSMRHHDQSSDMVPVVSVKKVPSEVKRDKTKTTESHPLERAEVESSVPSAVHSDKDSVSKSDRMSLFDLFKDSSEDQPQQKSSKLSVKRTPDSKHSKRSPTKSNIEREKNHHSKRKIEDKLNKVLCKKAKICYGEEVLSSEKGNTCPEEEIMNISKSSAVSENSNKICDTVDSEMEKVSSSTSSCPTTESDILSSGPLEKDLSIHYESDLSINSSGRHMDESGSAGTSFSLSSCMTSPSFNKSDTLLSDDDNETETSSNMSKLKSEQSLEIQSLVSKNLECDSSKNMSSDLCDRQETLGVIDNASESEDDGSDRLVIDLNYTSVPLVDTAAGDTAKNETECFKLPKSKHEKNPNNHDQKQKEQQSEQHTTSTLTDDYESSQDEMMDTNMNDFVDKDDIRLITYNEGDIECPWTPMPPTPYVSNSQEDDMQEDVSLPEENCSSPINEGEEIAPDQEKEVNSVEEKETVPFQEKEIDSHQEKDTNLDKEDSHQEKNTNLDKEAEIRQIIDPGKENNEDQERDKNPTKGKEADADQMRKTSQDHGCSSGEEQLEQKANILASLSGVRPSSDADSQKGKEHAAPSNEFVTQSSEKKSAFEIATFPVSIKQEPVSIEDSCITKHIPHSQPIRGAAITRSSSADHLTLQNHESSKPSIMRSQSVGGESNQSLLRSCQGPNISLNAVPPCAVDAGTKVPNVSTPASGSDAYTISDSYTATHINLIVNSGKLNAEQQEFVAKIDKSLDLLSALGSSSMQIPLKHDKFFTDGSEFTSFGNFSPKHLTPKNMMRCIECKECLKTMSPREFIEHLCGSVQHKQFDMEKLVRTTFEFCTNQCSSSDTCARVLLIIIFKLERSLFRSFREGSACQTVSSPTDETHMTISPRTTPSTAETTSCVESRPFPEAQKVQQPALSGLSSVETSLITNLPSGIAQSSSSALPTPQENCPPTTQMIEDSISKSLAVGEYLSNIQGVDASQPPRKGTDNVLSVDAWSQGSVQQSLTECTTQVGEQPLQQNGMKSVAPLAGIGQLPTTSSTSFSISEINSCRNICSSQLNL